Proteins from a genomic interval of Diaphorobacter sp. HDW4A:
- a CDS encoding TetR/AcrR family transcriptional regulator, whose product MKVSKAQTAENRAGIVEAAARLYREKGLGGVGVSDITRDAGLTHGGLYRHFESKDALAREACLRAFDWTITPLDRLKDGAHDPAEMLHALVHGYLSTEHRDHPGEGCPAAALAVDAARAGPEMSEVFAQGVERNIQRFARATTPAPDAAGRADTIHVLASMVGALVLSRATAAGNPALSEEILATLRAQLAPEFKPRLKSTPKSKTKR is encoded by the coding sequence ATGAAAGTCAGCAAGGCCCAAACCGCAGAAAACCGCGCAGGCATCGTGGAGGCCGCGGCGCGCCTCTATCGGGAAAAGGGCCTTGGCGGCGTCGGGGTGTCCGACATCACGCGCGACGCTGGGCTCACCCATGGTGGCCTGTATCGGCATTTTGAATCCAAGGATGCGCTGGCGCGCGAGGCCTGCCTGCGTGCGTTTGACTGGACCATCACGCCGCTCGACAGGCTCAAGGATGGTGCGCACGATCCGGCCGAGATGCTGCACGCGCTGGTGCACGGCTATCTGAGCACCGAACATCGCGACCATCCCGGCGAGGGCTGCCCGGCCGCCGCGCTGGCCGTCGATGCCGCCCGCGCCGGACCCGAGATGTCCGAGGTTTTTGCACAGGGCGTCGAGCGCAACATCCAGCGCTTTGCGCGCGCCACCACGCCCGCGCCCGATGCGGCCGGACGTGCCGACACCATCCATGTGCTCGCCAGCATGGTCGGCGCGCTGGTGCTGTCGCGCGCGACGGCGGCGGGCAATCCGGCATTGTCCGAAGAGATTCTGGCGACGTTGCGTGCGCAACTGGCGCCCGAGTTCAAGCCCAGGTTGAAATCGACGCCAAAGTCGAAAACCAAACGTTGA
- a CDS encoding isoprenylcysteine carboxylmethyltransferase family protein → MAALDLKIPPPLVGIAAAALMYGVAHWFPAAAFALPARVGLATLIAVCGVTIDLSALFAFHRHRTTVNPLAPGKTSAIVSNGVYRFTRNPMYLGMLVLLLAWCVWLGNVAALVGPVLFAAYITRFQILPEERILLAKFGEPYLQYMGRVRRWC, encoded by the coding sequence ATGGCCGCGCTCGATCTCAAGATCCCTCCGCCGCTTGTCGGCATCGCTGCTGCGGCGCTGATGTACGGCGTGGCCCACTGGTTTCCTGCGGCTGCCTTCGCACTTCCTGCGCGTGTGGGCCTCGCCACGCTGATCGCGGTCTGCGGCGTGACCATCGACCTGTCGGCGCTGTTCGCGTTTCACCGCCACCGCACGACGGTCAATCCGCTCGCACCCGGCAAAACGAGCGCCATCGTGAGCAATGGCGTCTACCGCTTCACGCGCAATCCCATGTATCTGGGCATGCTGGTGCTGTTGTTGGCGTGGTGCGTCTGGCTGGGTAACGTCGCCGCGCTGGTCGGGCCGGTGTTGTTCGCGGCGTACATCACGCGCTTCCAGATACTGCCCGAGGAGCGCATTCTCCTGGCGAAGTTCGGCGAGCCGTATCTGCAGTACATGGGGCGCGTACGGCGCTGGTGCTGA
- a CDS encoding LysR substrate-binding domain-containing protein: MDLRQLEYFVKVAELGSFTRASQVLDVAQPALSRQVRLLEVELRHNLLKRNGRGVTLTEPGELLLRHGRAILHQVASAREELASVRGGLAGRVTLGMPPSVARAYAVPLIRAFRQRFPDAQLSISEGLTAAMQESLLAGRLDIAVLYNLRDTEGLDARPLMQEDLVVVSPREPEDAAPTAPITLKKLATLPLVIPSKPNAIRMQIESSLAEIGLTPHIALEVDGVPAILELVADGLGRAVLTRHAVHSAVKPESFDVQEIGTPCMQVKAWIASSSQRPITRTQQATLDLLLELMP, encoded by the coding sequence ATGGATTTGAGGCAGTTGGAATATTTCGTGAAGGTGGCCGAGCTCGGCAGCTTCACCCGCGCGTCTCAGGTGCTCGACGTGGCCCAGCCCGCGCTGTCGCGCCAGGTGCGGCTGCTCGAGGTGGAATTGCGGCACAACCTGCTCAAGCGCAACGGGCGTGGCGTGACCCTGACCGAACCCGGAGAACTGCTGCTGCGCCACGGCCGCGCGATCCTGCACCAAGTGGCGTCCGCGCGTGAAGAACTCGCGAGCGTGCGCGGCGGCCTCGCCGGACGCGTGACGCTGGGCATGCCGCCGAGCGTCGCGCGGGCCTACGCCGTGCCACTGATCCGCGCGTTCCGCCAGCGCTTTCCCGATGCGCAACTGAGCATCTCCGAAGGACTCACCGCCGCCATGCAGGAGTCCCTGCTGGCCGGGCGTCTCGACATCGCCGTGCTCTACAACCTGCGCGACACCGAAGGGCTGGACGCACGGCCGTTGATGCAGGAAGACCTCGTGGTGGTCAGTCCGCGCGAGCCTGAGGACGCAGCGCCCACAGCCCCTATCACGCTCAAGAAACTCGCTACGCTGCCGTTGGTCATCCCGAGCAAACCCAACGCGATACGCATGCAGATTGAATCCTCGCTCGCCGAGATCGGCCTCACGCCGCACATCGCGCTCGAAGTGGACGGCGTGCCCGCCATCCTCGAACTCGTCGCCGACGGCCTTGGCCGCGCGGTGCTGACTCGCCACGCGGTACACAGCGCGGTCAAGCCCGAATCCTTCGACGTGCAGGAAATCGGAACCCCTTGCATGCAGGTCAAAGCCTGGATCGCCAGCAGCAGCCAGCGCCCCATCACGCGCACGCAGCAGGCCACGCTGGATTTGCTGCTAGAACTCATGCCTTGA
- a CDS encoding substrate-binding domain-containing protein — protein sequence MTSSLKGISSMATRPLLARLVAEWEREHGVSVQLESVGGVDAERRVAAGEESFDVVFLASNALERLIASGHAVAASRIDLAISDMAAAVREGDAVPDISNEAALRDAVLAASSVGYSTGPSGTALLELLAHWGVADALRARLVQAPAGVPVGRLVAEGRVALGFQQRSELVPVDGITVLSPLPGAARITTLFSGARVTGASHPLAAMQLLEFLRSPRAVPAKLALGMQPV from the coding sequence ATGACGTCCTCATTGAAAGGGATTTCGTCGATGGCGACGCGCCCGTTGCTCGCTCGTCTGGTGGCGGAGTGGGAGCGTGAGCACGGCGTGTCGGTGCAACTGGAATCGGTCGGCGGGGTGGATGCGGAGCGGCGCGTGGCTGCGGGCGAGGAGAGCTTTGATGTGGTGTTTCTCGCATCAAATGCGCTCGAGCGGCTGATCGCGAGCGGCCATGCGGTTGCGGCGAGCCGCATCGATCTGGCGATCTCCGACATGGCGGCCGCCGTGCGCGAGGGCGATGCGGTTCCGGATATTTCCAACGAGGCGGCGCTGCGCGACGCAGTGTTGGCGGCGTCGTCGGTGGGCTACTCCACCGGGCCCAGTGGCACGGCGCTGCTGGAATTGCTGGCGCATTGGGGCGTGGCTGACGCGCTGCGTGCGCGGCTGGTGCAGGCACCGGCGGGCGTGCCCGTGGGGCGTTTGGTGGCCGAGGGCCGCGTGGCGCTCGGGTTCCAGCAGCGCAGCGAGCTGGTGCCGGTGGACGGCATCACGGTGCTCTCGCCGCTGCCGGGCGCGGCGCGCATCACCACGCTGTTTTCGGGCGCGCGGGTCACGGGCGCTTCCCATCCGCTTGCCGCCATGCAGCTGCTGGAGTTTTTGCGCTCGCCGCGCGCGGTGCCCGCCAAGCTGGCGCTCGGCATGCAACCCGTATGA
- a CDS encoding MFS transporter — MKPTDNSVNVQSLLNTAGITGYQWTIYALCFFIVLLDGFDTAMIGYIAPSLVQEWGVSRPALGPVLSAALFGLAAGAISAGPMADRLGRKRVLIGSVLVFGVACLASSHASGIDELTIWRFVTGLGLGAAMPNAVTLTSEYCPESRRSMLTNAMFCGFPLGAALGGFLAAWMIPNFGWRSVLMLGGVAPLVLGVALFFVLPESVRYMVIKRWPVERIRVVLERIAGDMARTAEAFHLQEVTGSEKAASSGIAVVLSRQYRVGSVMLWLAYFMGLVVFYALMNWMPILFKDAGIEPRTATLIAALFPLGGVGAIFFGWLMDRYNANRVIALGYALTAVSIWAIGQAVGNVGGLMTVVFIAGTIMNTAQSSMPALAAAFYPTQGRATGVAWMLGIGRFGGIAGSFLVAELTVRHLSAETIFTVVALPGLVAMVALLIKQLAHPASAANKGAKSSTTIASH; from the coding sequence ATGAAACCAACAGACAACTCCGTCAATGTGCAATCGCTGCTGAACACGGCGGGCATCACGGGCTACCAGTGGACCATCTACGCGCTGTGCTTCTTCATCGTGCTGCTCGATGGATTCGACACCGCGATGATCGGCTACATCGCGCCGTCGCTGGTGCAGGAATGGGGCGTGAGCAGGCCCGCGCTTGGGCCTGTGTTGAGCGCAGCGCTGTTCGGGCTGGCTGCGGGCGCGATCTCGGCCGGGCCGATGGCGGACCGGCTCGGGCGCAAGCGTGTGCTGATCGGCTCTGTGCTGGTGTTCGGCGTGGCCTGTCTCGCGTCGTCGCACGCGTCGGGCATCGACGAGCTGACGATATGGCGCTTCGTCACGGGGCTGGGGCTGGGCGCGGCGATGCCGAATGCCGTCACGCTCACGAGCGAATATTGCCCCGAGTCGCGCCGCTCGATGCTCACCAATGCGATGTTCTGCGGCTTTCCGCTGGGCGCGGCGCTCGGCGGTTTTCTCGCGGCCTGGATGATTCCGAACTTCGGCTGGCGCAGCGTGCTGATGCTGGGCGGCGTGGCGCCGCTGGTGCTGGGCGTGGCGTTGTTCTTTGTGCTACCCGAATCGGTGCGCTACATGGTGATCAAGCGCTGGCCGGTGGAGCGCATCCGCGTCGTGCTGGAACGCATCGCGGGCGACATGGCGCGAACCGCAGAGGCCTTTCATCTGCAGGAGGTCACTGGTTCGGAGAAGGCGGCCAGCAGCGGCATCGCTGTGGTGCTGTCGCGCCAGTATCGCGTGGGCTCGGTGATGCTGTGGTTGGCGTATTTCATGGGGCTGGTGGTGTTCTACGCGCTGATGAACTGGATGCCCATCCTGTTCAAGGACGCGGGCATTGAGCCGCGCACGGCGACGCTGATCGCCGCGTTGTTTCCGCTGGGCGGCGTGGGCGCGATCTTCTTTGGCTGGCTCATGGATCGCTACAACGCCAACCGCGTCATCGCGCTCGGCTATGCGCTGACGGCGGTGTCGATCTGGGCCATCGGCCAAGCCGTGGGCAACGTCGGCGGGCTGATGACGGTGGTGTTCATCGCCGGAACCATCATGAACACCGCGCAGTCGTCCATGCCCGCGCTCGCGGCGGCTTTCTATCCCACGCAGGGCCGCGCAACAGGAGTCGCCTGGATGCTGGGCATTGGCCGCTTCGGCGGTATCGCGGGCTCGTTTCTCGTGGCCGAACTCACGGTGCGCCATCTCAGCGCCGAGACGATCTTCACCGTGGTCGCCTTACCGGGGCTGGTCGCGATGGTGGCGCTCCTGATCAAGCAGCTCGCGCATCCCGCGTCGGCGGCAAACAAGGGCGCCAAGAGCTCCACCACTATCGCATCGCATTGA
- a CDS encoding amidohydrolase family protein has protein sequence MSTLASEFTKTPGWLDWYAGPVKPRFKLPAGSVDAHCHVFGPGAEYPFAPERKYTPCDASREQLFALRDHLGFARNVIVQATCHGADNSALVDACVASKGRARGVVTVRRGISDVQLKVLHAAGVRGVRFNFVKRLVDFTPKEEMQEIAARIAKFGWHVVIYFEAVDLPELWDFFSGLPTTVVVDHMGRPDVGKGVDSEEFALFLRFMREHPNVWSKVSCPERLSVTGPRALDGEQQAYCDVVPFARRIVEEFPDRVLWGTDWPHPNLKDHMPDDGLLVDFIPSIATTPEQQKKLLVDNPMRLYWPEEVR, from the coding sequence ATGTCAACGCTAGCGAGTGAATTCACCAAAACACCGGGCTGGCTGGATTGGTACGCCGGTCCGGTCAAGCCGCGATTCAAGCTGCCAGCGGGCAGCGTCGATGCGCACTGCCATGTGTTCGGGCCGGGGGCGGAATATCCGTTTGCGCCCGAGCGCAAGTACACGCCGTGCGACGCGAGCCGCGAGCAGTTGTTCGCGCTGCGCGACCACCTCGGCTTTGCGCGCAACGTGATCGTGCAGGCCACCTGCCACGGCGCGGACAACAGTGCGCTGGTCGATGCCTGCGTGGCATCGAAGGGCCGGGCGCGCGGCGTGGTCACGGTGCGGCGCGGCATCAGCGATGTGCAGCTCAAGGTGCTGCATGCAGCGGGCGTGCGCGGCGTGCGCTTTAACTTCGTCAAGCGGCTCGTGGACTTTACTCCCAAGGAGGAGATGCAGGAGATCGCCGCGCGCATCGCGAAGTTCGGTTGGCATGTGGTGATTTATTTCGAGGCGGTGGATTTACCCGAGCTGTGGGACTTCTTTTCGGGCCTGCCAACGACCGTGGTGGTCGACCACATGGGCCGCCCCGATGTGGGCAAGGGCGTGGACAGCGAGGAGTTCGCGCTGTTCCTGCGCTTCATGCGCGAGCACCCGAACGTGTGGAGCAAGGTGAGCTGCCCCGAGCGGCTGTCGGTCACCGGCCCGCGTGCGCTGGATGGCGAGCAGCAGGCGTATTGCGACGTGGTGCCGTTCGCGCGCCGCATCGTCGAGGAGTTCCCGGATCGCGTGCTCTGGGGCACGGACTGGCCGCATCCCAACCTCAAAGACCATATGCCCGACGATGGCTTGCTGGTCGACTTCATCCCCTCCATCGCAACGACGCCCGAGCAGCAGAAGAAGCTGCTGGTCGACAACCCGATGCGCCTGTACTGGCCAGAGGAAGTGCGATGA
- the ligA gene encoding protocatechuate 4,5-dioxygenase subunit alpha, with the protein MSLEKPYLDIPGTIIFDADQSRKGYWLNQFCMSLMKADNRARFKANERAYLDEWQMSEEQKLAVLARDLNWCMRTGGNIYFLAKIGATDGLSFQQMAGSMTGLSEAQYRDMMISGGRSIEGNRHLGENGDAQPARSTGN; encoded by the coding sequence ATGTCTCTTGAAAAGCCGTACCTGGACATCCCGGGCACCATCATTTTCGACGCCGACCAGAGCCGAAAAGGCTACTGGCTCAACCAGTTCTGCATGTCGCTCATGAAGGCCGACAACCGCGCGCGATTCAAGGCGAACGAGCGCGCCTATCTCGACGAATGGCAGATGAGTGAAGAGCAGAAACTGGCCGTTCTGGCGCGCGACTTGAATTGGTGCATGCGCACCGGCGGCAACATCTATTTCCTCGCCAAGATCGGCGCGACTGATGGTTTGAGCTTTCAGCAGATGGCGGGCTCGATGACCGGCTTGAGCGAGGCGCAGTACCGCGACATGATGATCAGCGGCGGCCGCAGCATCGAAGGCAATCGCCATCTCGGCGAAAACGGCGACGCGCAGCCCGCGCGTTCCACAGGCAATTGA
- a CDS encoding class III extradiol dioxygenase subunit beta codes for MARITASVYTSHVPAIGAAMDLGKDQEPYWQKVFQGYDESRQWMKNEKPDVIFLVYNDHANAFSLEMIPTFAIGTAAEFQPADEGWGPRPVPVVKGHPQLASHIAHSVIQDDFDLTIVNRMDVDHGLTVPLSLMCGKLDPVKDAWPCPVIPFAVNVVQYPVPSGKRCFQIGQAIRRAIESYDEPLKVQIWGTGGMSHQLQGSRAGLINAPWDNDFLDRLIADPAELSTMPHVDYVREAGSEGIELVMWLIARGAMADVAGGKTPHVRHRFFHVPASNTAVGHLILEN; via the coding sequence GTGGCACGCATCACCGCCTCCGTATACACATCGCATGTTCCGGCCATCGGCGCCGCCATGGACTTGGGCAAGGACCAGGAGCCATACTGGCAGAAGGTTTTCCAAGGCTATGACGAGTCCCGCCAGTGGATGAAGAATGAGAAGCCCGACGTCATCTTTCTGGTCTACAACGACCACGCGAACGCCTTCAGCCTGGAGATGATCCCGACTTTCGCCATCGGCACTGCGGCCGAATTCCAACCCGCCGACGAGGGCTGGGGACCGCGCCCGGTGCCGGTCGTGAAGGGCCATCCACAACTCGCAAGCCATATCGCGCACAGCGTGATCCAGGACGATTTCGATCTGACCATCGTGAACCGCATGGATGTCGATCATGGTCTCACCGTGCCACTGTCGCTGATGTGCGGAAAGCTCGATCCGGTGAAGGACGCCTGGCCTTGCCCCGTCATTCCGTTCGCCGTCAACGTAGTGCAGTACCCGGTGCCGAGCGGCAAGCGCTGCTTTCAGATCGGGCAGGCAATCCGCCGCGCCATCGAGTCCTATGACGAACCGCTCAAGGTGCAGATCTGGGGCACGGGCGGCATGAGTCATCAGCTGCAGGGATCGCGCGCGGGCCTCATCAATGCGCCGTGGGACAACGATTTTCTCGACCGCTTGATTGCCGATCCGGCGGAGCTCTCCACCATGCCGCATGTCGACTATGTGCGTGAGGCGGGATCGGAAGGCATCGAACTCGTGATGTGGCTGATCGCGCGTGGAGCGATGGCCGATGTCGCGGGCGGCAAGACGCCGCATGTGCGCCATCGTTTTTTCCACGTGCCTGCATCGAATACGGCCGTGGGTCATCTGATTCTGGAGAACTGA
- a CDS encoding Gfo/Idh/MocA family oxidoreductase has translation MTIKVALVGAGAFGIKHLDGIRNIRDVEVISLVGRDLAKTQEVAQKYGIPHVASDLKESLAIKELDAVILCTPTQMHAAQAQQCMLAGKHVQVEIPLADSFEGAQAVAALQLQTGLVAMVGHTRRFNPSHQYVHKKVTAGEFNIQQMDVQTYFFRRTNTNALGEPRSWTDHLLWHHAAHTVDLFAYQAGEIVQAQAMQGPTHPVLGIAMDMSIQLRSQSGAICTLSLSFNNDGPLGTFFRYIGDNATYIARYDDLVRSDSKLGEVTVDVSKVDVSMNGIELQDREFFAAIREGREPNSSVHQVLPCYRVLHQLEQQLAQQGL, from the coding sequence ATGACCATCAAAGTGGCACTCGTCGGCGCGGGCGCGTTCGGCATCAAACATCTCGACGGCATCCGCAACATTCGCGATGTGGAGGTGATTTCGCTGGTCGGCCGCGATCTCGCCAAGACGCAGGAAGTGGCGCAAAAGTACGGCATTCCGCATGTCGCGAGCGATTTGAAGGAAAGCCTTGCGATCAAGGAGCTCGACGCCGTCATCCTCTGCACGCCCACGCAGATGCACGCCGCACAGGCGCAGCAGTGCATGCTCGCGGGTAAACATGTGCAGGTCGAGATTCCGTTGGCCGACAGCTTCGAGGGCGCGCAGGCCGTCGCCGCGTTGCAGTTGCAGACCGGGTTGGTCGCGATGGTGGGGCACACACGCCGCTTCAACCCCAGCCATCAGTACGTCCACAAAAAGGTGACGGCGGGCGAGTTCAACATCCAGCAAATGGATGTGCAGACCTATTTCTTTCGCCGCACCAACACCAACGCGCTCGGCGAGCCGCGCAGCTGGACTGACCACCTGCTGTGGCACCACGCCGCGCATACCGTGGACCTGTTTGCGTACCAGGCCGGTGAGATCGTGCAGGCGCAGGCGATGCAAGGTCCCACCCACCCGGTGCTCGGCATCGCGATGGACATGTCCATCCAGCTGCGCAGTCAGTCCGGCGCGATCTGCACGTTGTCGCTGAGCTTCAACAACGACGGCCCGCTCGGCACGTTCTTTCGCTACATCGGCGACAACGCGACCTACATCGCGCGCTACGACGATTTAGTGCGTTCGGACAGCAAGCTCGGCGAGGTCACGGTGGATGTGAGCAAGGTGGATGTGTCGATGAATGGCATCGAGCTGCAGGACCGCGAGTTCTTCGCGGCCATCCGCGAAGGGCGCGAGCCCAACTCCAGTGTGCATCAAGTGCTGCCCTGCTATCGCGTGCTGCACCAGCTCGAACAACAGCTCGCGCAGCAGGGTCTCTGA
- a CDS encoding aldo/keto reductase, with protein sequence MSTPTRALGPFQVSAIGLGCMNLSHAYGTPPSREQAERVLLTALDAGVTLFDTAALYGFGANETLLGQVLKPHRDRITLASKCGMHGADVNGDGKLQRVIDGRPETLKATCEAALRRLQTDVIDLYYLHRWDRQVPVEDSVGALADLVREGKIRSIGLSEISAATLQRAHAVHPIAAVQTEYSLWTRNPEIAMLEACQELGTAFVAFSPLARGFLCGDLRDPSLFEAGDIRRAMPRFQPEHYARNLQLLDGFVALARLADCSPAQLALAWLLAQSEHIIPIPGTTSERHLLNNLHAAHLRIDASMLKQAGELIGEHSVAGPRYAPATQKEVDTEMF encoded by the coding sequence ATGTCAACCCCTACGCGCGCGCTCGGCCCGTTTCAGGTGAGCGCCATCGGCCTTGGCTGCATGAACCTGAGCCACGCCTATGGCACGCCGCCGTCGCGCGAGCAGGCCGAGCGGGTGCTGCTCACCGCCCTCGACGCGGGCGTCACGCTGTTCGACACGGCTGCGCTCTACGGTTTTGGCGCCAACGAAACGCTGCTCGGGCAGGTGCTCAAGCCGCATCGCGACCGCATTACGTTGGCCAGCAAATGCGGCATGCATGGCGCGGATGTGAACGGTGACGGCAAGCTGCAGCGGGTGATCGACGGACGGCCCGAGACGCTCAAGGCCACCTGCGAGGCAGCATTGCGCCGTCTGCAGACCGATGTGATCGACCTCTACTACCTGCACCGCTGGGACCGTCAAGTGCCGGTGGAGGACAGCGTGGGCGCGCTGGCCGATCTGGTGCGCGAGGGCAAGATCCGCAGCATCGGCCTGTCGGAGATCTCGGCGGCCACGCTGCAGCGCGCGCATGCGGTGCATCCCATCGCGGCGGTGCAGACAGAGTATTCGCTGTGGACGCGCAATCCCGAGATCGCGATGCTCGAAGCGTGCCAGGAACTGGGCACGGCCTTCGTCGCATTCAGCCCGCTCGCTCGCGGCTTTCTCTGCGGCGATCTGCGTGATCCTTCCCTGTTTGAAGCAGGCGACATACGGCGCGCGATGCCGCGTTTTCAGCCTGAGCATTACGCACGCAATCTGCAGCTGCTCGACGGCTTCGTCGCGCTGGCCCGGCTCGCGGATTGCTCACCTGCGCAACTCGCGCTCGCGTGGCTGCTCGCGCAGAGTGAGCACATCATTCCGATTCCGGGAACGACTAGCGAGCGGCATCTGCTGAACAACCTGCATGCGGCGCATCTGCGTATTGATGCGTCTATGCTGAAGCAGGCGGGCGAGCTTATCGGTGAACATTCCGTGGCGGGGCCGCGTTATGCGCCCGCGACTCAAAAGGAAGTCGATACCGAGATGTTCTGA
- a CDS encoding IclR family transcriptional regulator C-terminal domain-containing protein, translated as MTIASADLIAGLAKGLAVLESFDMQRQRLNATLAAQRTGLTRAAARRHLLTLAHLGYLESDGSYFWLSPRVLRFSGSYLASARLPRLVQPTLNQLALKLRQPCSVVVLDNDEVVIVARSNTSTTSDMHQLSAYGLHLGARLPAHATSTGRMLLASKSQSEWQQWRHERELPRLTPHTVTQMESLAPIIEQVREQDWCYASGEHELSVHAVAVPLRDMQGRTVAALNVVLHRATAFDEDALVAELLPHMLDAARQVRGQL; from the coding sequence ATGACCATTGCATCGGCAGACCTCATCGCCGGTCTCGCCAAGGGCCTGGCCGTGCTGGAAAGTTTCGATATGCAGCGCCAGCGATTGAACGCCACACTGGCCGCGCAGCGCACCGGCCTCACGCGTGCCGCCGCGCGCAGACATCTGCTCACGCTTGCGCATCTCGGTTATCTCGAATCGGATGGAAGCTACTTCTGGCTCTCGCCACGCGTGCTGCGTTTTTCGGGCAGCTATCTCGCTTCCGCGCGACTGCCCAGACTGGTGCAGCCCACGCTCAATCAGCTCGCGCTCAAGCTGCGCCAGCCCTGCTCCGTGGTGGTGCTCGACAACGACGAAGTGGTGATCGTGGCGCGCAGCAACACCAGCACCACCAGCGACATGCACCAGCTCTCTGCCTACGGCCTGCATCTCGGCGCGCGTCTGCCCGCACACGCCACGTCCACAGGGCGCATGCTGCTCGCCAGCAAAAGTCAGAGCGAATGGCAGCAATGGAGGCACGAGCGCGAACTGCCGCGTCTCACGCCGCACACCGTCACGCAGATGGAATCGCTCGCGCCCATCATCGAGCAGGTCCGCGAGCAGGACTGGTGCTATGCGAGCGGCGAGCACGAACTTAGCGTGCATGCCGTCGCCGTTCCCCTGCGCGACATGCAGGGCCGCACTGTGGCGGCGCTCAATGTGGTGCTGCACCGCGCAACGGCGTTCGACGAGGACGCGCTCGTCGCCGAGCTGCTGCCGCACATGCTGGATGCGGCGCGGCAGGTGCGCGGCCAGCTCTGA
- the pobA gene encoding 4-hydroxybenzoate 3-monooxygenase: MRTQVAIIGAGPAGLLLGQLLHKAGIDNVVLERQTPDYVLGRIRAGVLEKTAVDLLDLAGVSQRAHQEGLVHDGIELIFDGARHRIDLAELTGGKHVTVYGQTEVTRDLMDARKAAGLATIYEADVVRLEDIETHTPQVRYRQGGEERVLQCDFIAGCDGFHGVSRKSIPASVLRTYERVYPFGWLGMLADVPPVSDELIYAHTPRGFVLCSMRSKTRSRYYLQVPLSDHVEDWSDNAFWDELRLRLGADACRNLVTGPSLEKSIAPLRSFVTEPMRHGRLFLAGDAAHIVPPTGAKGLNLAASDVGFLHEALTDHYLEKSASGIEHYSKRCLERVWSAERFSWWFTTLTHRFSEMGEFELKMQAAELNYLVKSRAASSALAENYVGLPMRIESLLETCA, from the coding sequence ATGCGCACACAAGTGGCCATCATCGGCGCCGGACCAGCGGGTCTGTTGCTCGGACAACTGCTGCACAAGGCGGGCATCGACAACGTCGTGCTCGAGCGCCAGACGCCCGACTACGTGCTCGGCCGCATCCGCGCGGGGGTGCTCGAGAAGACCGCCGTCGATCTGCTTGATCTCGCGGGCGTGTCGCAACGCGCGCATCAGGAGGGGTTGGTGCACGACGGCATCGAGTTGATATTCGACGGCGCACGCCACCGCATCGATCTCGCGGAACTCACCGGCGGCAAGCATGTGACCGTGTACGGCCAGACCGAGGTCACCCGCGATCTCATGGACGCGCGCAAGGCGGCGGGGCTGGCGACGATCTACGAGGCGGATGTGGTGCGACTCGAAGACATCGAGACCCACACACCGCAGGTCCGTTACCGTCAGGGCGGCGAGGAGCGGGTGCTGCAGTGCGACTTCATCGCCGGTTGCGACGGCTTTCATGGCGTGAGCCGCAAGTCGATTCCAGCCAGCGTGCTGCGCACCTACGAGCGCGTCTACCCCTTCGGCTGGCTGGGCATGCTGGCCGATGTGCCTCCAGTTTCTGATGAGCTGATCTACGCCCACACGCCGCGTGGCTTTGTGCTGTGCAGCATGCGCAGCAAGACGCGCAGCCGCTACTACCTGCAGGTGCCGCTGTCCGATCACGTAGAGGATTGGAGCGATAACGCGTTTTGGGACGAGCTGCGACTGCGCTTGGGTGCGGATGCCTGCAGGAATCTGGTGACCGGCCCGTCACTCGAGAAGAGCATTGCGCCGCTGCGCAGCTTCGTGACCGAGCCCATGCGCCATGGCCGCTTGTTTCTGGCGGGCGACGCGGCGCACATCGTGCCGCCGACGGGTGCCAAGGGACTCAACCTGGCTGCGTCCGATGTGGGCTTTCTCCATGAAGCGCTGACCGACCACTATCTGGAGAAAAGCGCGAGCGGCATCGAGCATTACTCGAAGCGTTGCCTCGAGCGCGTCTGGAGCGCCGAGCGCTTTTCGTGGTGGTTCACGACGCTCACTCACCGTTTCTCGGAGATGGGGGAGTTCGAGCTCAAGATGCAGGCGGCCGAGCTGAACTATCTGGTGAAGTCCCGCGCGGCCTCCAGCGCCCTGGCGGAGAATTACGTGGGCCTGCCGATGCGCATCGAGTCGTTGCTGGAGACCTGCGCATAA